From Amycolatopsis sp. WQ 127309:
ACGTTGTCCAGCAGCTGGCCCAGCAGATCGGGCGGCATCGCACCGCGGCCGGACGCCACCGACTGCAGCGTCTCGACCAGCCGGTCACCGGAGGCCTGCGTCCGGGGCAGCACGGCCACCACGCGGCACTCGACCGCGGTGATCACCTCGTGTTCCTGCAGTTCGCCCGCCAGGAGCACGGTGGGCACCGGCATCTCCGCCGCCTGCCGTTTCAGCTCGGTCACCACGGCCTGCGTCATCCGGTCGACCTGCACCACCAGGACGTCGCGCTCGGTCAGTTCCGCGCGGTCGACGACCGTGATCTCCGGCCTCGACTGCAGATAACTCGTCAGGCCGGCCTTCGTGATCGAATCGAACGCGTGCACCGCGACCCGTGTCGTCTTCATGTCTACCTCCCGCTCCCGTGTACCTCTGTCCCACAAGTGCGGGAAGCCGCACTCCGCGCCACCGACGCCTCCGGACCCACGTCAGATCGCCCCCGTGCGGAAGGCGTAAGCCACCGCGTGGGCGCGCGAAGTCAGCCCCAGCCGCGCCATGAAGCCGTAAAGCACGTTCTTGATCGTTCCCTCGGAGTAGGGCAGCAGCTCGGCGATCTCTTCGGTCTGGTAGCCGTCGGCGATCAACCTGAGCACCTCTCGTTCCCGGTTTTCCAGCCCCGACAACGTCAACCCCTCCGGCTCGAGCACCTGGGCCCGCAGCTGGGCGAGCTGGTCGAGCAGCACGCCCTGCAGCGACCCCGGCAGGAACGCCGCACCGCGGCTCACGGCCAGTACCGCGGTGACCAGGGCCGCGTTCGTGACGTCGTACCGGGGCAGGAAGCCCACGACACCGCACTC
This genomic window contains:
- a CDS encoding response regulator transcription factor, with translation MEAVEVLVHAFDPLGLAGVKAILGRSPQLRVRLDADEPTQAPDVVVLTVEGVAGMETFAYLRRLHTRFAPGTQLRCVVVCSEFRSEDMLTAVECGVVGFLPRYDVTNAALVTAVLAVSRGAAFLPGSLQGVLLDQLAQLRAQVLEPEGLTLSGLENREREVLRLIADGYQTEEIAELLPYSEGTIKNVLYGFMARLGLTSRAHAVAYAFRTGAI
- a CDS encoding response regulator transcription factor, which produces MKTTRVAVHAFDSITKAGLTSYLQSRPEITVVDRAELTERDVLVVQVDRMTQAVVTELKRQAAEMPVPTVLLAGELQEHEVITAVECRVVAVLPRTQASGDRLVETLQSVASGRGAMPPDLLGQLLDNVRRLQRDVLSPRGLGSAGLTAREVDILRLIADGRDTAEIAEELCYSERTVKSVIYSMTSRLNLRNRPHAVAYALRAGVI